A genome region from Candidatus Zixiibacteriota bacterium includes the following:
- a CDS encoding deoxynucleoside kinase, translated as MSQETAEPRYIAVEGVIGVGKTTFARMLAERIGAEILNEEVFENPFLVDFYKNRKRYAFPCQLYFLISRFQQQQQLVVRDLFAQRIVADYLYAKDAIFASVTLSERELVLYNKIAPVLTRDIPRPDLVIYLQARTGILLDRIRRRNFAFEKTIDQEYLEVLNKAYDYYFFHYTETPLLVVKTDDIDFVHTPEHFDDLIDQIRKPMVGKKYYSPAGDLKTRPQQDYVG; from the coding sequence ATGTCGCAGGAAACCGCTGAGCCCAGATATATTGCAGTCGAGGGCGTCATCGGCGTCGGCAAGACCACCTTCGCCCGGATGCTCGCCGAACGGATCGGCGCGGAGATTCTGAACGAAGAGGTGTTCGAGAATCCGTTCCTGGTAGACTTCTACAAGAACCGCAAACGGTACGCCTTCCCCTGCCAGCTTTATTTCCTTATTTCTCGATTTCAGCAGCAACAGCAACTGGTGGTGCGAGACCTGTTCGCTCAGCGGATCGTGGCGGATTATCTCTATGCCAAGGACGCCATCTTCGCGTCCGTCACTCTGAGCGAACGGGAATTAGTGCTCTATAACAAGATCGCCCCGGTTCTGACCCGCGATATCCCCCGCCCCGACCTCGTGATCTATCTGCAGGCGCGCACCGGCATACTGCTTGACCGCATTCGCCGCCGCAATTTTGCATTCGAAAAAACCATCGATCAGGAGTATCTCGAGGTCCTTAACAAGGCGTATGATTACTATTTTTTCCACTACACCGAGACACCCCTGCTGGTGGTGAAGACGGACGATATCGACTTCGTGCACACGCCGGAGCATTTCGATGATCTGATCGACCAGATACGCAAGCCGATGGTCGGCAAGAAATATTATTCCCCCGCCGGCGACCTCAAAACCAGACCGCAGCAGGATTATGTCGGTTAA
- a CDS encoding T9SS type A sorting domain-containing protein, translating into MRSLTKSLVLPLLVLASGAALAVPPPYDGVVSVDTIQVQPGNKFNLGVTLTNNNIGIAALSIPLKFASPELSLDSVSFIGSLLPASFTGTAIIDPSAHTVHVLYIPPFQNPIPTITDPSGLICRLFFSLSGNAQSGVVPIDSINLDSIVVMGPDTIHYWDQSNFSDDQGTAYFPAFSAGYVRVMVPTALGDDKGLLPEEFALGQNYPNPFNPSTVISYALPRASHVTLEVFNVLGQRVATLVDRRVDAGVHQVTFDASRQPSGVYFYRLTHDLGSETKKMILVK; encoded by the coding sequence ATGAGGTCGTTAACGAAGTCGCTTGTACTGCCGCTTCTGGTGTTGGCAAGCGGCGCCGCTTTGGCGGTGCCGCCGCCATACGATGGGGTGGTTTCAGTAGACACGATTCAGGTCCAGCCGGGCAATAAATTCAACTTGGGTGTTACCCTAACCAACAACAACATAGGCATCGCGGCGTTGTCGATTCCACTGAAATTTGCAAGTCCGGAACTATCTCTTGATTCCGTATCGTTCATCGGCTCGCTCTTGCCGGCCAGTTTCACTGGAACTGCCATAATTGATCCGAGCGCCCATACGGTTCATGTCCTGTATATTCCACCGTTTCAAAATCCAATTCCCACGATAACCGATCCGAGCGGGTTGATCTGCCGTCTCTTTTTCAGTCTGAGCGGCAACGCGCAGTCAGGGGTTGTCCCGATCGACTCCATCAACCTCGATTCGATTGTCGTGATGGGTCCAGATACGATACACTACTGGGATCAGAGCAATTTCAGCGATGACCAAGGGACTGCGTATTTCCCTGCCTTCTCGGCCGGTTACGTGCGTGTTATGGTGCCGACAGCGCTTGGGGATGACAAAGGCCTGCTTCCCGAGGAGTTCGCTCTTGGCCAGAACTACCCGAACCCATTTAACCCATCCACGGTGATCTCCTATGCTCTCCCCCGAGCCAGTCACGTCACGCTGGAGGTCTTCAATGTACTGGGCCAGCGGGTGGCGACATTAGTGGACCGTCGGGTAGACGCTGGGGTACATCAGGTTACGTTCGATGCCTCGCGTCAACCGAGCGGCGTCTACTTCTACCGGCTGACTCATGATTTGGGTTCGGAAACGAAAAAGATGATCCTGGTGAAATAA
- a CDS encoding DUF3078 domain-containing protein, with amino-acid sequence MKSAILAFGLVALTSLPTSAQDSTVIGWRKSLLVDVTTTQTSYSDSWVGGEAGSFNWVANLNGGAERQMKSWFNYRATLKLSFGQTMTQDEQSKDWSRPKKSTDLIDWENLGRFTFNKFVDPYAAFRLESQFYTPLHPQKKAYLSPVKLTESAGLARRFYQAKKDDQITSRLGFALRQILKKDILDTVSFATVDTTFTDGGLESVTDISLTLNSNLRYVGKLSLYKALYFSESSKVKGTPFENDWKAVDINLENLVSANVTKIVAVTFYTQILYDRQVSYKGRFKETLGIGFAFKLA; translated from the coding sequence ATGAAATCTGCCATTCTAGCCTTCGGTTTGGTTGCACTTACTTCTCTTCCGACCAGTGCTCAGGATTCCACCGTGATCGGCTGGCGCAAATCGCTGCTTGTCGATGTCACGACCACGCAAACTTCGTACTCCGACTCCTGGGTCGGCGGGGAGGCTGGGTCGTTCAACTGGGTAGCTAATCTCAATGGCGGCGCTGAGCGCCAGATGAAGAGCTGGTTCAATTACCGCGCTACGCTCAAACTGTCGTTCGGGCAGACGATGACCCAGGATGAACAAAGCAAAGATTGGTCCAGGCCAAAGAAGTCCACCGACCTGATCGACTGGGAAAACCTTGGCCGTTTCACGTTCAATAAGTTCGTCGATCCGTACGCCGCATTCCGCTTGGAAAGCCAGTTCTACACGCCGCTGCATCCGCAGAAGAAAGCGTATCTGTCTCCCGTGAAACTAACTGAATCGGCCGGTCTGGCTCGGCGTTTCTATCAGGCGAAGAAAGATGATCAGATAACCAGCCGTCTCGGGTTTGCACTTCGGCAGATTCTCAAGAAGGACATTTTGGATACGGTCTCATTCGCAACGGTGGATACGACCTTCACCGATGGTGGTCTTGAGTCCGTGACCGACATTTCTCTGACCTTGAATTCAAACCTCCGTTATGTCGGCAAGCTTTCTCTCTACAAGGCGCTTTACTTTTCGGAGAGCAGCAAAGTCAAGGGGACACCGTTTGAGAATGACTGGAAAGCAGTTGATATCAACCTGGAGAACCTGGTGTCGGCAAACGTCACGAAGATCGTCGCCGTGACGTTTTACACGCAGATCCTCTATGATAGACAGGTGAGCTACAAGGGACGATTCAAGGAGACGCTGGGGATAGGCTTCGCGTTCAAGCTGGCGTGA
- the panB gene encoding 3-methyl-2-oxobutanoate hydroxymethyltransferase, translated as MSVNRPRKKSTVNSFVTKKAHGEKIAVLTAYDYFVAKLMDQAGIDAVLVGDSAANVIHGFDSTLPISMDVMIAHTAAVSRGTERALIIADMPFLSFQPSRKTAILNAGRFLKEGGAEAVKIEGGIEMAGTIKRVIECGIPVMGHIGLTPQSIHRFGGPKVQGREERSKAYLMESALALEEAGCFSIVLELIETSIATEITAALQTAATIGIGAGPNCDGQVLVTNDLLGLREPDFKPKFLRQYADLSAAISDAVRRYIEDVRRGNYPSKEESY; from the coding sequence ATGTCGGTTAATCGACCCCGCAAGAAGAGTACCGTGAACAGCTTCGTCACGAAGAAGGCGCACGGAGAGAAGATCGCGGTTCTCACGGCGTACGACTACTTTGTGGCCAAACTAATGGACCAGGCCGGGATTGATGCGGTTCTGGTCGGTGATTCGGCGGCCAATGTGATCCATGGATTCGATTCCACGCTGCCGATCAGCATGGACGTGATGATCGCCCACACGGCGGCGGTGTCCAGAGGGACGGAGCGGGCGCTGATCATCGCCGACATGCCGTTCCTCTCATTTCAGCCGTCACGGAAAACCGCCATTCTCAATGCCGGTCGCTTTCTCAAGGAGGGGGGCGCTGAGGCTGTCAAGATCGAAGGAGGGATTGAAATGGCAGGGACGATCAAGCGAGTCATCGAATGCGGTATCCCGGTGATGGGACATATCGGCCTCACGCCGCAGTCAATTCACCGGTTCGGCGGCCCCAAAGTGCAAGGGCGCGAAGAACGCTCCAAGGCGTATCTCATGGAATCGGCGCTCGCTTTGGAAGAAGCCGGCTGTTTTTCAATTGTGCTCGAACTAATTGAAACATCGATAGCGACCGAGATAACGGCGGCCCTTCAGACCGCAGCCACCATCGGTATCGGGGCGGGTCCGAATTGCGACGGCCAGGTGCTGGTCACCAACGACCTGCTGGGACTGCGGGAACCGGATTTCAAACCGAAATTCCTCCGCCAGTATGCCGACTTGTCGGCTGCCATTAGTGACGCCGTGCGCCGATACATCGAGGATGTCCGCCGAGGCAACTACCCTTCCAAAGAAGAGTCGTATTGA
- the folB gene encoding dihydroneopterin aldolase, which yields MKDVIRLVGMSFYGFHGVTTAEKETGRVFEVDCELELDLSDAGHSDSLRDTIDYSQVHATIQEVVEGTAFALLERLANHLASIVLDKFPAYRVTLKVRKLHPPIAGHVKHIEVEVTRYQGDTTKLTNPTK from the coding sequence ATGAAAGATGTTATTCGCCTGGTCGGCATGTCGTTTTACGGCTTCCACGGCGTGACTACCGCCGAAAAAGAGACCGGCAGAGTCTTTGAAGTGGATTGCGAACTGGAGCTCGACTTGTCTGATGCCGGTCACAGCGACAGCCTGCGCGACACCATTGACTACAGCCAGGTGCATGCCACGATACAGGAAGTCGTGGAGGGTACGGCGTTCGCGCTGTTGGAGCGGCTGGCGAATCATCTGGCCTCGATAGTCCTTGACAAGTTTCCGGCGTATCGGGTAACTTTGAAAGTCCGGAAGCTGCATCCGCCGATCGCCGGGCACGTGAAACATATTGAGGTGGAAGTCACGCGGTATCAGGGAGATACTACCAAGTTGACCAATCCGACAAAATGA
- a CDS encoding serine/threonine-protein kinase — translation MAQVVQDDRTVKIGDYVLTGKIGQGGIAEIYKGRQESLNRDVAIKVLSGKLINDPDIVRRFERESLVIAKLSHPNIVHIIDRGKAGGRYYFVMEYVDGASFREVIDSQKIPLNVKLDVVVQVCKALDYAHKNGVVHRDIKPTNVLIDRQGNARVADFGIAQIVGMPDTEVTSGDVIMGTMAYMSPEQKISSTNVDQTTDLYSLGIIIYEILTGRKPQGRFKLPSEINSSLPSAFDTIIQKCLAQEPKDRYQTAVELKDALLEIMGGARSGLPNDDTSVSGADSFIGNCRYLDTIKESKFGSTILVENKANKKLYILKKHSRGEQGRKEAKLLKSLKHVNINPVFGAGGDNKSTVIICEYAPGGSLADRMVRVYPWRKAMEVVVQIARGLDFAHKNNIIHGDVRPSNVLFDTADVVKLTDFGMPAHYNGTGKRNWYMAPERKVSKAADIYAVGVILHQLLLGRTPEYDPRDNLNLGEAQRMLPEGVTSILERLLAVRVGNRYQSCEQVLIDWEEFLRAIDEREHSPIEEPEEAARRRVPIWVLAVGGISILVITLLILYLSGVIGH, via the coding sequence ATGGCGCAGGTAGTTCAGGACGATAGGACAGTCAAGATCGGGGATTACGTGTTGACCGGAAAGATCGGTCAGGGCGGCATTGCCGAAATCTACAAAGGGCGCCAGGAATCACTCAATCGCGATGTTGCGATCAAAGTCCTTTCCGGCAAGCTTATCAACGACCCCGACATTGTCAGACGTTTCGAACGAGAATCGTTGGTTATCGCCAAGCTGAGCCACCCCAATATCGTGCACATTATCGACCGGGGAAAAGCGGGCGGGCGGTACTATTTCGTCATGGAGTATGTCGACGGTGCCTCGTTCCGCGAAGTGATCGATTCTCAGAAGATCCCGCTCAATGTCAAACTGGATGTGGTCGTTCAGGTGTGCAAGGCGCTCGATTATGCGCACAAGAATGGCGTGGTGCACCGCGATATCAAACCGACCAACGTGCTGATCGACCGCCAGGGGAATGCCCGCGTCGCGGATTTCGGCATCGCGCAGATCGTGGGGATGCCGGACACCGAAGTAACCTCCGGCGATGTCATTATGGGAACGATGGCGTATATGTCGCCGGAGCAGAAGATCAGCTCGACCAATGTCGACCAAACAACAGACCTGTATTCGCTGGGAATCATCATCTACGAAATTCTGACCGGTCGCAAGCCGCAGGGAAGGTTCAAACTGCCCTCGGAGATCAACTCCTCGCTGCCATCGGCCTTCGACACAATCATTCAGAAGTGCCTGGCGCAGGAACCGAAGGACCGGTATCAGACGGCGGTAGAACTCAAAGATGCCCTGCTGGAGATCATGGGTGGGGCGCGGTCGGGACTGCCCAACGATGATACCTCAGTCTCCGGTGCAGACTCGTTCATCGGTAACTGTCGGTATCTGGATACCATCAAGGAAAGTAAGTTTGGCTCGACCATTTTGGTCGAGAACAAAGCGAACAAGAAGCTGTACATCCTGAAGAAACACAGCCGGGGGGAGCAGGGACGTAAAGAAGCCAAGCTGCTGAAGTCCCTCAAACATGTGAATATCAACCCGGTCTTCGGCGCCGGGGGAGACAATAAATCCACTGTCATTATCTGTGAGTATGCGCCGGGTGGGTCGTTGGCCGACCGGATGGTTCGGGTGTATCCGTGGCGCAAAGCGATGGAAGTAGTGGTGCAGATCGCCCGCGGACTGGATTTCGCGCACAAGAACAACATCATTCACGGCGACGTTCGTCCGTCCAACGTGCTGTTTGATACCGCCGATGTGGTCAAGCTGACCGACTTTGGGATGCCGGCTCATTACAACGGCACCGGCAAGAGAAACTGGTACATGGCGCCGGAACGGAAAGTCTCTAAGGCCGCCGATATCTATGCCGTTGGCGTTATCCTGCATCAATTGCTGCTTGGGAGGACACCGGAATATGACCCGCGCGACAATCTGAATTTGGGCGAAGCGCAGCGTATGCTACCCGAAGGGGTCACGTCAATCCTCGAGCGGCTTCTGGCTGTCAGGGTAGGAAACAGGTACCAGAGTTGCGAGCAAGTGCTGATCGATTGGGAGGAGTTCCTCCGCGCGATTGACGAGCGCGAACATTCGCCGATCGAGGAGCCGGAAGAGGCAGCAAGGCGGAGAGTACCGATCTGGGTTCTTGCCGTTGGCGGCATCAGTATCCTGGTGATTACACTGCTGATACTCTATCTCAGCGGTGTGATCGGACACTGA
- the mscL gene encoding large conductance mechanosensitive channel protein MscL — protein MLKEFREFAMRGNVMDMAVGIIIGAAFGSIVTSLVGDVLMPPIGLLLGNVDFSNLFVVLQDGSTPGPYSSLTAAQGAGAVTINYGLFINKIISFVIVAFAVFMIIRAMNRLKRKAESPAAVPTTRECPRCLSVISIKATRCAHCTSELAASA, from the coding sequence ATGTTGAAGGAATTCCGGGAGTTTGCCATGCGCGGCAACGTCATGGACATGGCGGTCGGTATCATTATCGGCGCGGCCTTTGGCTCCATCGTGACGTCGCTTGTTGGTGATGTTCTCATGCCGCCTATCGGGCTGTTGCTGGGCAATGTCGATTTCTCCAACTTGTTTGTCGTGCTGCAGGACGGCAGCACGCCCGGACCGTATTCATCACTGACAGCGGCTCAGGGAGCAGGTGCCGTAACCATCAATTACGGACTGTTCATCAACAAGATCATCAGCTTTGTCATCGTTGCATTCGCCGTGTTCATGATCATCCGCGCGATGAACCGGCTCAAACGCAAAGCTGAATCGCCGGCCGCGGTGCCGACGACCCGGGAATGCCCGCGTTGCCTGTCGGTGATTTCTATCAAGGCCACTCGATGCGCTCACTGTACGTCGGAGTTAGCGGCTTCGGCGTGA
- the folK gene encoding 2-amino-4-hydroxy-6-hydroxymethyldihydropteridine diphosphokinase, producing MAETVYLLLGSNIGDRERNLAAAATRLESLEGFELIAASSIYISEAVDMVGENPSFLNQVIKGEYQFTPMELLRETERIEQELGRSDKGRKMSRSLDCDILLFGETVSTSEQLTIPHKQLLHRPFALIPLLELDPMVVHPVTHKPIADYLKDRDRQSVLLYKDHVAGNR from the coding sequence ATGGCTGAAACCGTCTATTTGCTTCTGGGCTCCAACATCGGCGATCGCGAACGAAACCTTGCCGCCGCCGCAACGCGACTGGAATCACTTGAAGGGTTCGAGTTGATCGCTGCGTCGAGCATCTACATCTCCGAAGCGGTGGACATGGTCGGCGAGAACCCGTCGTTTCTCAATCAGGTCATCAAAGGAGAATACCAATTCACTCCAATGGAACTTCTGCGCGAAACAGAACGGATCGAGCAGGAACTCGGCCGTTCCGACAAAGGGCGCAAAATGTCCCGCTCGCTCGATTGCGATATTCTGCTGTTTGGCGAAACGGTATCGACGAGCGAACAACTGACTATACCGCACAAGCAGCTTTTGCACCGTCCCTTCGCGCTGATTCCCTTGTTAGAACTCGACCCCATGGTTGTTCATCCTGTCACACATAAACCGATTGCGGATTACCTGAAAGATCGGGATCGCCAATCAGTGCTGCTGTACAAGGACCATGTCGCAGGAAACCGCTGA